In a genomic window of Fusobacterium sp. JB019:
- the thiC gene encoding phosphomethylpyrimidine synthase ThiC: MTQMEAAKNGIFTKEMQIVSKDENMKKETLIKLIAEGKIVIPCNINHKNIYPRAVGKNTKTKVNVNLGVSEDCCNYEKELEKAQKAIEFGADAIMDLSTFGDTKKFRKTLINNCKTMIGTVPMYDAVAKLGKNIKDMTVDELFNVVEEHCKNGIDFITVHAGLNRSCIDRLKNKKRMTKIVSRGGSILFQWMIQNNKENPFYEYFDRLLEICYKYDVTLSLGDGLRPGSIYDSTDAPQIQELIILGELTKRAWNKNVQVIIEGPGHIPMHEIATNMQLEKKLCYEAPFYVLGPIVTDIAPGYDHITAAIGGAIAALNGADFLCYVTPAEHLRLPDLNDMKEGIMASKIAGHAADISKGIPNAVEWDYKMGEFRGKLDWKGMFNNCIDKEKAKEYRKSSQPLEEEVCTMCGDLCPMKRCNDII, from the coding sequence ATGACTCAAATGGAAGCTGCAAAAAATGGAATTTTTACAAAAGAGATGCAAATTGTTTCGAAAGATGAAAATATGAAAAAAGAAACTCTTATCAAATTAATAGCCGAAGGAAAAATAGTTATTCCTTGTAATATTAACCATAAAAATATTTACCCTAGAGCTGTTGGTAAAAATACTAAAACAAAAGTCAATGTTAATTTAGGAGTTTCTGAAGATTGTTGTAATTACGAAAAAGAATTAGAGAAAGCTCAAAAAGCTATTGAATTTGGAGCTGATGCTATAATGGATTTAAGTACTTTTGGAGATACCAAAAAATTTAGAAAAACTTTAATTAACAATTGTAAAACTATGATTGGAACTGTTCCAATGTATGATGCTGTTGCTAAATTAGGTAAAAACATTAAAGATATGACAGTTGATGAACTTTTCAATGTTGTTGAAGAACATTGTAAAAACGGTATTGACTTTATAACTGTTCACGCTGGTCTTAATCGAAGTTGTATAGATAGATTAAAAAATAAAAAAAGAATGACTAAGATTGTTAGTAGAGGAGGATCTATTCTGTTTCAATGGATGATACAAAATAATAAAGAAAATCCTTTTTATGAATACTTTGATAGATTATTAGAAATTTGCTATAAATATGATGTGACTTTAAGTTTAGGAGATGGTCTTAGACCTGGTTCTATCTATGACTCCACAGATGCACCACAAATTCAAGAATTAATAATTCTTGGTGAACTTACTAAAAGAGCTTGGAACAAAAATGTTCAAGTAATTATTGAAGGACCAGGACATATTCCTATGCATGAAATTGCAACTAATATGCAATTAGAAAAAAAATTATGTTACGAAGCTCCTTTTTATGTTTTAGGACCTATTGTTACTGATATAGCTCCAGGTTATGATCACATTACTGCAGCTATTGGAGGAGCTATTGCCGCTCTTAATGGTGCTGATTTTTTATGTTATGTTACTCCTGCTGAACATTTAAGACTTCCTGATCTAAATGATATGAAAGAAGGTATTATGGCATCTAAAATAGCAGGTCATGCTGCCGATATTTCTAAAGGAATTCCAAATGCAGTTGAATGGGATTATAAAATGGGAGAATTTAGAGGAAAATTAGATTGGAAAGGAATGTTTAATAATTGTATAGATAAGGAAAAAGCAAAAGAATATAGAAAATCTTCACAACCATTAGAAGAAGAAGTTTGTACAATGTGTGGCGATTTATGTCCTATGAAAAGATGTAATGATATCATTTAA
- a CDS encoding HU family DNA-binding protein, protein MTKKEFVDDIAIRGEITKKEAENLVNLFLETVSDNLERGNSVGFVGWGKWEVMKRAAREVRNPQTGNKMKIKAKKVVKFRVGKVLEEKIAKSK, encoded by the coding sequence ATGACAAAAAAAGAATTTGTGGATGACATCGCTATAAGAGGAGAGATTACGAAGAAGGAAGCAGAAAATTTAGTTAATCTTTTTTTAGAAACTGTATCAGATAATTTAGAAAGAGGAAATTCAGTAGGTTTTGTTGGTTGGGGAAAATGGGAAGTAATGAAAAGAGCAGCAAGAGAGGTAAGAAATCCTCAAACTGGAAATAAAATGAAAATAAAAGCTAAAAAAGTTGTTAAGTTTAGAGTTGGAAAAGTTTTAGAAGAAAAAATAGCTAAATCAAAATAA
- a CDS encoding dCMP deaminase family protein, with translation MKRKDYISWDQYFMGIALLSAKRSKDPSTQVGACIVNSDNKIVGVGYNGLPRGCSDDEFSWERNGEYLNTKYPFVCHAELNAILNSIKNLKDCTIYVGLFPCNECSKSIIQSGIKEIVFLSEKYKDTPSDIASKKMLDMAGVKYRKLEIKKKEIILSFNEEECESL, from the coding sequence GTGAAAAGGAAAGATTATATAAGCTGGGATCAATATTTTATGGGGATTGCGTTATTATCAGCTAAAAGAAGTAAGGATCCAAGCACACAAGTTGGAGCTTGTATAGTAAATAGTGATAATAAAATAGTGGGGGTGGGTTATAATGGTTTACCTAGAGGATGTAGTGACGATGAATTTTCATGGGAAAGAAACGGAGAATATTTAAATACAAAATATCCTTTTGTTTGTCATGCGGAATTAAATGCAATTTTAAATAGTATAAAAAATTTGAAAGATTGTACTATTTACGTTGGATTATTTCCATGTAATGAGTGTAGTAAAAGTATAATTCAGAGTGGAATAAAAGAGATTGTATTTTTATCTGAAAAATATAAAGATACTCCATCAGATATTGCTTCAAAAAAAATGTTAGATATGGCCGGAGTAAAATATAGAAAATTAGAAATAAAG